One genomic segment of Pseudomonas sp. RU47 includes these proteins:
- a CDS encoding co-chaperone GroES, with protein sequence MKLRPLHDRVVIRRSEEEKKTAGGIVLPGSAAEKANHGVILAVGPGKALENGEVRALSVKEGDKVVFGPYSGSNTVKVDGEDLLVMSENEILAVIEG encoded by the coding sequence ATGAAGCTTCGTCCTCTGCATGACCGCGTCGTAATCCGTCGCAGCGAAGAAGAAAAGAAAACCGCTGGCGGTATCGTCCTGCCAGGTTCGGCTGCTGAAAAAGCCAACCACGGTGTGATTCTCGCTGTAGGCCCGGGCAAAGCTCTGGAAAACGGCGAAGTGCGCGCACTGTCCGTGAAGGAAGGCGACAAGGTTGTGTTCGGTCCTTACTCCGGCAGCAACACTGTGAAAGTCGACGGCGAAGACCTGTTGGTAATGAGCGAGAACGAAATCCTCGCTGTTATCGAAGGCTGA
- a CDS encoding HugZ family pyridoxamine 5'-phosphate oxidase translates to MSVEVAKNARELLLKEYRGVLSTHSKSMPGFPFGSVVPYCLDEQGRPLILISRIAQHTHNLQKDPKCSMLVGEREADDVQAVGRLTYLAEAQKLEDAAAIEAAAERYYRYFPDSQNYHKAHDFDFWVLNPVRHRYIGGFGAIHWVDQLTLANPFAGKAEISMVEHMNSDHAKAIAHYVDLAGLPKSVPAQLAGIDIEGMHLRIGQALYWLPFQAPCHTPTQVREALVSLAHAQVWPKNAVADA, encoded by the coding sequence TTGAGCGTTGAAGTGGCCAAGAATGCCCGAGAATTGCTTCTCAAGGAATACCGTGGAGTGCTGTCGACCCACTCCAAATCGATGCCCGGTTTTCCCTTTGGCTCCGTGGTGCCTTACTGCCTGGATGAGCAGGGCCGGCCGCTGATCCTGATCAGTCGCATCGCCCAGCACACCCACAACCTGCAAAAAGACCCGAAGTGCTCAATGCTCGTCGGCGAGCGCGAGGCCGATGATGTGCAAGCCGTTGGTCGCCTGACCTACCTGGCCGAAGCGCAAAAGCTCGAAGACGCGGCTGCCATCGAAGCGGCCGCCGAGCGTTACTACCGTTATTTCCCCGATTCGCAGAACTACCACAAGGCCCACGATTTCGACTTCTGGGTGCTGAACCCGGTGCGTCATCGCTACATCGGCGGTTTCGGTGCGATTCACTGGGTCGATCAACTGACCCTGGCCAATCCGTTCGCTGGCAAGGCCGAAATCAGCATGGTCGAGCACATGAACAGCGACCACGCCAAAGCCATCGCGCACTATGTCGATCTCGCCGGTCTGCCGAAAAGCGTGCCGGCGCAACTGGCCGGCATCGACATTGAGGGCATGCACCTGCGCATTGGTCAGGCGCTGTACTGGTTGCCGTTTCAAGCCCCTTGTCATACGCCGACACAAGTGCGCGAAGCCTTGGTTTCATTGGCTCACGCACAGGTCTGGCCAAAAAATGCAGTGGCCGATGCTTGA
- a CDS encoding FxsA family protein → MRPFLLLFLLFPVLELFVFVKVAGSIGFFPALLLIILGSMFGVFVLRVAGLATALRARESLNRGELPAQTMLEGLMLALAGGLLILPGFISDVVGLVMLLPFSRRLLANKMRQRAEEQAMRQRAFADDLQPRGGPAPRQPLGREGDVIEGEFEHRDTK, encoded by the coding sequence ATGCGCCCTTTTCTGTTGCTCTTTCTGCTGTTTCCAGTGCTGGAGCTGTTCGTATTCGTCAAAGTGGCAGGCTCTATCGGGTTTTTCCCGGCCCTGCTGCTGATCATTCTCGGCTCGATGTTCGGCGTGTTCGTGCTGCGCGTCGCCGGTCTGGCCACGGCCCTGCGTGCCCGTGAAAGCCTGAACCGCGGCGAACTGCCTGCGCAAACCATGCTCGAAGGGCTGATGCTGGCTCTGGCCGGTGGCCTGTTGATCCTGCCAGGCTTCATCAGTGACGTGGTCGGTCTGGTCATGCTGCTGCCGTTCAGCCGTCGACTGCTGGCGAACAAAATGCGCCAGCGCGCCGAAGAACAGGCCATGCGCCAGCGAGCATTCGCCGATGACCTGCAACCCCGTGGCGGTCCTGCACCGCGTCAGCCTCTGGGCCGCGAGGGCGATGTGATCGAAGGCGAGTTCGAGCACCGCGACACCAAGTAA